The following are encoded in a window of Longibacter salinarum genomic DNA:
- a CDS encoding aspartate aminotransferase family protein: MTTDETIAVEQALEIPTYSKMPMALVRGDGSYVYDTEGNAYLDFYGGHCVCILGHCPPRVVKAIQKQAGELLFYSNVAHSPIRAAAAQSVVELAPDGLGNVFFANSGSEANETALKLARKYTGRSGAVAISGGFHGRTLGALATTHKSMYREPYLDVLPETHFAPYGDIDAIADLLASGEIAAVILEAIQSIAGMRMASTSFMQELRELCTEHGTMLILDEVQTGVGRTGTFSISEHYGITPDLITMAKSLGAGVPVSAVLVHDDIAETVESGDQGSTFGGGMLAMAAVKATLDQIVDERLMSRAEEIHSRLADALGSSVAELRGKGCLIGLKLDQPVAPVIEALRDHGVLVGGSVDPHVMRLMPPLTTTDAEIEVFASALTAALDTVADLEVA; this comes from the coding sequence ATGACGACTGACGAAACGATTGCCGTCGAACAGGCGCTCGAAATTCCGACTTACAGCAAGATGCCGATGGCGCTGGTGCGAGGCGACGGTTCTTACGTGTACGACACGGAGGGAAACGCCTACCTCGACTTCTACGGAGGCCACTGCGTCTGCATCCTCGGTCACTGTCCTCCACGCGTGGTGAAGGCCATCCAGAAGCAGGCGGGCGAGCTCCTGTTTTACTCGAACGTCGCGCATAGCCCGATTCGGGCGGCGGCGGCTCAGTCCGTCGTCGAACTCGCGCCCGACGGACTCGGCAACGTCTTTTTCGCCAACTCCGGCTCGGAAGCAAACGAGACGGCCCTGAAGCTTGCGCGCAAATACACCGGTCGCTCCGGTGCCGTGGCGATCAGCGGGGGCTTTCATGGTCGAACCCTCGGCGCGCTCGCGACGACCCACAAGTCTATGTACCGCGAGCCGTACCTCGACGTGCTGCCGGAGACGCACTTCGCACCGTACGGCGATATCGATGCGATCGCCGATCTCCTCGCGTCGGGAGAGATCGCGGCCGTCATTCTCGAGGCCATCCAGAGCATCGCCGGCATGCGCATGGCCTCTACTTCCTTCATGCAGGAGCTTCGCGAGCTGTGCACGGAGCACGGCACGATGCTGATTCTGGACGAGGTGCAGACGGGCGTCGGTCGCACCGGGACGTTCTCGATCAGCGAGCACTATGGCATCACCCCCGACCTGATTACCATGGCGAAGAGCCTGGGAGCCGGCGTGCCGGTCAGTGCGGTGCTCGTGCATGACGACATCGCCGAGACAGTCGAGTCCGGCGATCAGGGTTCGACGTTCGGCGGTGGAATGCTGGCGATGGCAGCCGTGAAGGCCACGCTGGATCAAATCGTCGACGAGCGTCTGATGTCGCGCGCCGAAGAGATCCACTCCCGTCTGGCCGACGCGCTCGGTTCATCCGTCGCGGAGCTGCGAGGGAAAGGCTGTTTGATCGGCCTCAAGCTGGATCAGCCGGTCGCGCCGGTGATCGAGGCCCTTCGCGACCACGGTGTTCTCGTGGGAGGGTCGGTAGACCCGCACGTGATGCGTCTCATGCCGCCGCTCACGACGACGGATGCCGAGATCGAGGTCTTCGCCTCGGCCCTCACCGCTGCCCTCGACACCGTCGCCGATCTGGAGGTCGCCTGA
- a CDS encoding DHH family phosphoesterase has product MVNEILPLIREHDRFFIITHIRPDGDALGSQIALGLFLEKMGKQVAMINSDSPPYNLDWLPGSEKVEVYDGALSQREAILEADVAFVLDTNDEDRLGHLGSTVRKTDAVKVLIDHHMEPEKWFDVPFVRNTAAATGSLVYEIIDALDPSLIDADIATALYTAIMTDTGSFRYSHVTPDLHRMIADILERGEIEPAPIHENIFDRKSMPGLRLLGRMLNRIRTRHNGQVAYSVVTQRMVDDTGASWDDKDGFVNYILSIDGVKAALLFSEVSDGAKISFRSEADTRVDEWARAFDGGGHRNASGAYVKRPSFEDVIEDVMDVADRYIDIDPPHNLGDGLSAEDASYLETMMKARSGDK; this is encoded by the coding sequence ATGGTCAACGAAATCCTTCCGCTCATCCGTGAGCACGACCGGTTCTTTATCATCACCCACATCCGCCCGGACGGCGATGCATTGGGATCGCAGATCGCGCTCGGTCTCTTTCTCGAGAAAATGGGGAAGCAGGTCGCGATGATTAACAGCGATTCCCCACCGTACAACCTTGATTGGCTTCCGGGCTCGGAGAAGGTGGAGGTATACGACGGGGCGCTGTCTCAACGAGAAGCGATTCTCGAGGCGGATGTCGCGTTCGTGCTCGACACCAATGATGAAGATCGGCTGGGACATCTCGGGTCGACCGTTCGGAAGACCGACGCCGTCAAGGTGCTGATCGATCACCACATGGAGCCGGAGAAGTGGTTCGATGTGCCGTTTGTCCGCAACACGGCAGCAGCAACGGGGTCGTTGGTCTACGAAATTATTGATGCGCTGGACCCGTCGCTCATCGACGCGGATATCGCCACGGCGTTGTACACAGCGATCATGACGGACACCGGTTCGTTCCGCTACAGTCACGTCACGCCCGACCTGCACCGCATGATCGCTGACATTCTGGAGCGCGGAGAGATCGAACCCGCACCGATCCACGAGAATATTTTCGACCGGAAGTCAATGCCGGGGCTGCGCCTGCTCGGTCGGATGCTCAATCGGATTCGCACGCGCCACAACGGGCAAGTTGCCTACTCCGTCGTGACGCAGCGGATGGTGGATGACACGGGAGCAAGCTGGGACGACAAGGACGGCTTTGTCAACTATATCTTGTCGATCGACGGCGTGAAGGCGGCTCTTCTCTTCTCTGAGGTAAGCGATGGGGCGAAGATAAGCTTCCGATCTGAGGCCGACACGCGCGTCGATGAGTGGGCGCGCGCCTTCGACGGAGGGGGGCACCGAAACGCATCCGGCGCATACGTCAAGCGTCCGTCGTTTGAGGACGTCATCGAAGACGTGATGGACGTGGCCGATCGGTACATCGATATCGATCCGCCCCACAATCTCGGCGATGGCCTGTCAGCGGAAGACGCGTCCTACCTGGAAACCATGATGAAGGCCCGGTCTGGCGATAAGTAG
- the pdxA gene encoding 4-hydroxythreonine-4-phosphate dehydrogenase PdxA — protein MPIQRPTYQRPDPSDAPNGERTRLAITLGDPNGIGPEVLLKCLHDPELTTTMAPIVIGSPHVLRVHADTLGYSDLPIHSVTEIPEDVPETGVTVLDVTEGEPSEVQFGEVTEQGGTLAMKAVDRAVDACMSGDVAAMVTAPISKDAIAQAGYDVPGHTEFISQKVGGYEPTMMMVAGTLRVGLVTAHIPISQVAEGITQKAIRTKLDVMVESLVQDFAIPEPRVAVLGLNPHAGDGGVLGSEEQEIVEPTVNAARADGLNVHGPLAADGYFATQLNQGYDAVLAMYHDQGLVPFKALAFDRGVNYTAGLPIVRTSPDHGTAYGIAGRGMALPGSMRSAIEEAVAIARHRAAKMTV, from the coding sequence ATGCCGATACAGCGACCAACGTATCAGCGCCCCGACCCCTCGGATGCTCCCAACGGGGAGCGGACTCGCCTGGCGATTACGCTGGGGGACCCCAATGGCATCGGCCCGGAGGTGTTGCTTAAATGTCTGCATGACCCGGAACTGACCACAACCATGGCGCCGATCGTGATCGGGTCGCCCCACGTACTGCGTGTACATGCGGACACGCTCGGCTATTCTGATCTCCCGATTCATTCAGTCACTGAGATTCCAGAGGACGTCCCGGAAACCGGCGTTACGGTTCTTGATGTGACCGAGGGCGAACCGTCGGAGGTGCAGTTTGGTGAGGTTACCGAACAGGGAGGAACCCTTGCGATGAAAGCGGTCGACCGCGCCGTGGACGCCTGCATGAGCGGGGACGTTGCGGCCATGGTGACCGCGCCGATTTCAAAGGACGCCATTGCTCAGGCTGGATATGACGTGCCGGGGCACACGGAGTTTATCTCGCAAAAAGTCGGCGGGTACGAACCCACGATGATGATGGTAGCCGGAACGCTTCGCGTCGGTCTGGTTACCGCTCACATTCCGATTTCACAGGTCGCGGAGGGTATCACCCAGAAAGCCATTCGCACGAAGCTCGACGTGATGGTGGAGTCGCTGGTTCAGGACTTTGCTATTCCCGAACCGCGCGTGGCGGTGCTGGGGCTGAACCCACATGCCGGTGACGGCGGCGTCCTGGGCTCGGAGGAACAGGAAATCGTCGAGCCGACCGTGAATGCGGCTCGTGCGGATGGGTTGAACGTCCACGGCCCGCTGGCGGCAGACGGGTACTTTGCCACGCAGCTCAACCAGGGGTACGATGCCGTGCTGGCGATGTACCACGATCAGGGTCTGGTGCCGTTCAAGGCGCTGGCGTTCGACCGGGGCGTCAACTACACGGCGGGACTTCCGATTGTGCGGACCTCGCCGGATCACGGCACGGCGTACGGTATCGCCGGGCGCGGTATGGCCCTGCCCGGCTCCATGCGAAGCGCCATCGAGGAAGCCGTCGCAATTGCTCGCCATCGCGCAGCGAAAATGACGGTTTGA
- the argH gene encoding argininosuccinate lyase: MPNLWEKSTTDAATATTAPDDWVMRFTVGDDYLWDRVLLPYDVTATRGHIWGLKKIGVLSEKEYADVEDALDDVMAAFESGTITVTPSDEDSHTVIENELTERLGSVGEKIHAGRSRNDQVLAALRLYLQDAIQHIGRQVGGLVDALCGLAERHPDTLMPGYTHLQRAMPSTVALWALGYAETLVSDLDGLRHVREQVNVSPLGSAAGYGVPHLDLPREEVAERLGFRAVQTHVTSVQLSRGKHEMAVVHALVQMIGTVNRLASDLILYATSEFGFVDLPDAHCTGSSIMPQKKNPDVLELSRGAYAGLVGELQSLAVQPANLPGGYHRDLQRTKGALMRSLQQSRDVLDAVTAVVEGVTFQRERTEAACTPDLMATHRALEQVAEGVSFRTAYREAAVDLNGAASLDPADVLATYATPGSLGRERPQVVRVMLDQQEWLERVESGKG, encoded by the coding sequence ATGCCGAATCTGTGGGAAAAGTCCACGACCGATGCTGCTACCGCGACGACCGCGCCCGACGACTGGGTCATGCGCTTCACCGTGGGAGACGACTATCTGTGGGATCGTGTGCTGCTGCCGTATGACGTCACGGCGACGCGCGGTCACATCTGGGGGCTCAAGAAAATCGGTGTTCTATCGGAGAAGGAGTACGCTGATGTCGAAGACGCACTCGACGACGTGATGGCCGCGTTTGAGTCCGGCACGATCACCGTCACCCCTTCGGACGAGGACAGCCACACCGTCATCGAAAACGAACTGACGGAGAGGCTCGGCAGCGTCGGGGAAAAGATTCACGCGGGGCGCTCCCGAAACGATCAGGTGCTCGCGGCCCTCCGGCTGTACCTTCAGGATGCGATCCAGCACATCGGTCGGCAGGTCGGGGGACTGGTGGACGCGCTGTGCGGTCTGGCGGAGAGGCATCCGGATACGCTGATGCCCGGCTACACGCACCTGCAGCGCGCCATGCCGTCGACCGTGGCGCTGTGGGCGCTCGGTTATGCTGAGACGCTGGTGAGTGATCTCGACGGGTTGCGGCACGTACGCGAACAGGTTAACGTCTCGCCGCTGGGAAGCGCGGCGGGCTACGGTGTCCCGCATCTGGACCTGCCGCGCGAAGAGGTGGCCGAGCGCCTCGGCTTTCGCGCTGTGCAGACGCACGTGACGAGTGTGCAGCTGAGCCGGGGGAAGCACGAGATGGCAGTGGTTCACGCCCTCGTCCAGATGATCGGCACCGTCAACCGACTGGCGTCGGACCTCATCCTGTACGCGACGAGCGAGTTTGGCTTCGTCGATCTTCCGGATGCGCACTGCACCGGGTCGAGCATCATGCCGCAGAAGAAGAATCCGGACGTGCTGGAGCTGTCGCGAGGGGCATACGCGGGGCTCGTGGGCGAACTGCAGAGCCTGGCTGTGCAGCCGGCGAACCTGCCGGGCGGGTACCACCGTGATTTGCAGCGCACGAAGGGCGCGCTGATGCGGAGTTTGCAGCAGAGCCGGGACGTCCTCGATGCTGTTACCGCCGTGGTCGAGGGCGTGACGTTCCAGAGGGAGCGAACCGAAGCCGCGTGTACGCCGGACCTTATGGCAACGCACCGTGCGCTGGAGCAGGTCGCGGAGGGCGTCTCGTTCCGGACGGCGTACCGGGAGGCGGCGGTCGATCTGAACGGAGCGGCCTCGCTCGACCCCGCGGACGTGCTGGCGACGTACGCGACACCCGGCTCCCTGGGGCGGGAGCGGCCGCAGGTTGTGCGGGTGATGCTGGACCAGCAGGAATGGCTGGAAAGGGTTGAAAGTGGGAAAGGGTGA
- a CDS encoding N-acetylornithine carbamoyltransferase, whose amino-acid sequence MTPSTALSHSSAFSKEAPATIHSLHESKKQRHVLSIGDLDDATWRHVIDSAIIYKKAGVPSKPIASGKSLGLVFLNPSLRTRTSMELAAQRLGANVTTLTPGQDAWQLAFGDGVVMDGVEAEHVRDAFAVLSRYVDALGVRVFASGTDHEKDVADVMMKEIADAATVPVINLESAMHHPCQALADAAVMADHFDGKAAGKKFVLTWTHHPKALPMAVPNSALLAAARSGMHVTVARPDSHVLESSVMDTASTLAETHGGSVMESSDMDAAIEGADVVYAKAWGGPMTYTDPEKEASLRTSLSDWRVTAEHMASTRNGRFMHCLPVRRNVVVDDAVLDGPQAMHIDQAEYRLHAQQALLEHVFDC is encoded by the coding sequence ATGACTCCCTCCACTGCATTGTCCCATTCGTCCGCCTTTTCCAAAGAGGCACCTGCAACCATTCACTCGCTACACGAGAGCAAGAAGCAGCGACATGTCCTCAGCATCGGCGACCTCGACGATGCGACCTGGCGCCATGTCATCGATTCGGCGATCATCTACAAGAAAGCAGGGGTCCCGAGCAAGCCGATTGCGAGCGGGAAAAGTCTCGGGCTGGTTTTCCTGAATCCGTCGCTACGCACGCGGACGTCGATGGAGCTCGCGGCCCAGCGCCTCGGGGCCAACGTCACAACGCTGACGCCGGGACAGGACGCCTGGCAGCTGGCCTTCGGCGACGGCGTCGTCATGGACGGCGTGGAGGCCGAGCACGTGCGCGATGCGTTCGCCGTGCTATCGCGCTATGTGGATGCCCTCGGCGTGCGGGTGTTTGCCTCGGGGACGGATCATGAGAAGGACGTTGCCGACGTGATGATGAAGGAAATCGCCGACGCCGCGACGGTGCCCGTGATTAACCTCGAGTCCGCGATGCATCATCCGTGTCAGGCGCTCGCCGACGCCGCCGTGATGGCCGATCACTTCGACGGAAAGGCCGCCGGGAAGAAATTTGTGCTCACCTGGACGCATCATCCGAAGGCCTTGCCGATGGCGGTGCCGAACTCGGCTCTCCTCGCTGCGGCGCGGTCCGGCATGCACGTCACGGTCGCGCGGCCGGATTCCCATGTGCTGGAGTCCTCCGTGATGGACACGGCATCGACCCTCGCCGAAACGCACGGCGGTAGTGTCATGGAGAGTAGCGATATGGACGCCGCGATCGAAGGAGCCGATGTCGTCTACGCGAAAGCGTGGGGCGGACCGATGACCTACACGGACCCGGAGAAAGAGGCATCGCTCCGCACGTCGCTGTCAGACTGGCGGGTCACGGCCGAGCACATGGCATCCACGCGAAACGGTCGGTTCATGCACTGCCTGCCGGTGCGTCGCAACGTGGTGGTCGATGATGCCGTGCTCGATGGGCCGCAGGCGATGCACATCGATCAGGCGGAATATCGTCTTCACGCACAGCAGGCGCTCCTGGAGCACGTGTTCGACTGCTGA
- a CDS encoding class I SAM-dependent DNA methyltransferase, giving the protein MANPYDALAEVYDAAMAHVDYDRWARYVHQCLQVHGDEVISVLELGGGTGSLARRLQPLGNYEYVLTDGAAAMVEQARAKLDAANMPATCATAGFTTVTLAGLERREPFDAVVLVYDGLNYLTETEEVRACLERVKGLLREGGIAVIDHATPANSEDHEREFFDRGTVHGMTYSRHSEYDADTGLHRTTFDVVKQGRHFHEEHVQRTYAPHTIADLISGSDLKVEAAYDAFSFDSAHDRSHRVHWVLRKGT; this is encoded by the coding sequence GTGGCTAACCCGTACGACGCACTTGCTGAGGTATACGACGCAGCCATGGCACACGTCGACTATGATAGATGGGCGCGCTACGTTCATCAATGCCTGCAGGTACACGGGGACGAGGTGATCTCCGTGCTCGAGCTGGGAGGTGGGACCGGCTCGCTAGCACGACGACTTCAGCCGCTCGGCAACTACGAGTACGTTCTTACGGACGGGGCAGCGGCCATGGTCGAGCAGGCACGGGCAAAGCTGGACGCAGCGAACATGCCGGCGACGTGTGCGACGGCGGGGTTTACGACTGTTACGCTCGCTGGACTGGAGCGGCGAGAACCGTTTGATGCTGTCGTACTTGTCTACGATGGCCTGAACTACCTCACGGAAACGGAGGAGGTTCGAGCCTGTCTTGAGCGTGTGAAAGGCCTTCTCCGCGAGGGAGGCATTGCAGTGATCGACCATGCGACGCCGGCGAACTCCGAGGACCACGAGCGGGAGTTCTTCGATCGAGGTACCGTGCACGGAATGACCTACTCGCGCCACTCCGAATACGACGCAGACACAGGGCTTCACCGGACGACATTCGACGTCGTTAAGCAAGGCCGCCACTTTCACGAGGAGCACGTTCAGCGGACCTACGCGCCGCATACGATCGCGGATCTGATTTCAGGCAGTGATCTCAAGGTAGAAGCCGCCTACGACGCATTCAGCTTCGACTCGGCTCATGATCGCAGTCACCGGGTCCATTGGGTATTGCGAAAGGGGACGTGA
- a CDS encoding leucyl aminopeptidase, whose product MTVTVATDSPAELSADLLLVPLPSERSDEVLSELESHLGQAARRAADDFDGKAGESLRVYADVAAGRVVFIGTGDAVADEDEVTETLRQAAAAGAAEAQSLKAERVAVLLPHVFGDAKAAPAFSEFRAAQAMAEGFTLGSYRFTQYKTDDEKAPSISNLTFHVSSTDDADSVQQGATRGVHLADATCFARDLVNLSPNDKTAPLFADRIAASGEEHGYSVEIWDLERIQKEGFGGLLAVNLGSIEPPTFSVLEHKPDDATNEKPVVLVGKGVVFDTGGLSLKDTKGSMDLMKSDMAGAAAVVGAFEALADLDVQLHVIGLIPATDNRPGENAYVPGDVITMHSGTSVEVLNTDAEGRLLLADGLSYAKRFDPELVIDLATLTGAQVVALGGEAAAVMTSETDGSAEHLYAIQRAGERSGERVHPLPMYASYKKQLESSVADIKNVGGREAGCITAGKFLEHFVDYPWMHIDLAGPAFLSSAKSYRPVGGTGFGVRLLLSYLEQYATTRG is encoded by the coding sequence ATGACCGTTACCGTCGCGACTGATTCTCCGGCCGAATTATCTGCTGACCTTCTTCTGGTTCCTCTTCCGTCGGAGCGATCCGACGAGGTGCTGAGCGAACTGGAATCTCATCTGGGACAGGCCGCACGCCGCGCCGCGGATGACTTTGACGGGAAGGCAGGAGAATCTCTCCGGGTTTACGCCGATGTGGCGGCGGGTCGCGTCGTGTTCATCGGGACCGGGGATGCTGTGGCCGACGAAGACGAGGTGACGGAGACGCTCCGTCAGGCTGCGGCAGCAGGAGCCGCTGAGGCACAGAGCCTGAAAGCCGAAAGGGTTGCGGTCCTGCTTCCGCACGTGTTTGGAGATGCCAAGGCAGCCCCCGCCTTTTCTGAGTTTCGGGCCGCGCAGGCGATGGCAGAAGGCTTCACGCTTGGCTCGTACCGGTTCACGCAGTACAAGACCGATGACGAGAAGGCACCGAGCATTTCAAATTTAACGTTTCACGTGTCATCGACGGACGATGCGGACAGCGTTCAGCAGGGGGCGACGCGTGGCGTGCATCTGGCCGATGCGACCTGTTTTGCTCGCGACCTGGTCAACCTCTCCCCGAACGACAAGACCGCGCCGCTTTTCGCCGATCGGATTGCGGCGTCCGGCGAGGAACACGGATACAGCGTTGAGATCTGGGACCTCGAGCGCATCCAGAAGGAAGGCTTCGGGGGGCTGCTGGCCGTCAATCTCGGTTCGATCGAGCCGCCAACGTTCTCCGTTCTCGAACACAAACCCGATGACGCGACGAACGAGAAACCAGTCGTCCTCGTCGGCAAAGGAGTCGTATTCGATACGGGCGGGCTCTCGCTCAAGGACACGAAAGGCTCGATGGACCTCATGAAGTCCGATATGGCCGGCGCAGCAGCGGTCGTGGGAGCCTTCGAAGCACTCGCCGATCTAGATGTGCAGCTGCACGTGATTGGCTTAATCCCGGCGACCGATAACCGTCCCGGAGAGAATGCTTATGTCCCGGGCGACGTGATCACGATGCATTCTGGAACGAGCGTCGAGGTCCTGAATACCGACGCGGAGGGTCGTCTCTTGCTTGCGGACGGACTCTCATACGCGAAACGATTCGACCCTGAACTCGTGATCGATCTTGCCACCTTGACCGGAGCGCAAGTCGTTGCTCTGGGGGGCGAGGCTGCAGCGGTCATGACCAGCGAAACCGACGGTTCGGCCGAGCATCTCTACGCCATACAGCGCGCGGGAGAGCGGAGCGGCGAACGGGTCCATCCACTACCGATGTACGCGTCCTATAAAAAGCAACTGGAATCTTCCGTTGCCGATATCAAGAACGTCGGCGGCCGGGAAGCAGGATGCATCACGGCAGGAAAATTCCTTGAGCACTTTGTCGACTACCCCTGGATGCACATCGACCTTGCCGGTCCTGCATTTCTTTCTTCCGCGAAATCGTACCGCCCTGTGGGAGGGACCGGATTCGGCGTCCGCTTGCTGCTATCGTACCTCGAACAATACGCGACGACGCGCGGCTGA
- a CDS encoding cell division ATP-binding protein FtsE, which produces MISFNNVSVSFDLPNGESRTVVENVSMDLDRSDMAYLIGPTGSGKSTLLRLLYMDRFPDEGVAQIGDYRSDLIDRSEIPYLRRSIGVVFQDFQLLPDRSAYDNVAFALYATGKKRSEVKSRTMKALTRVGLNHKRSNFPHELSGGEQQRVVIARAIANDPWVLLADEPTGNLDPVVADEIQELLVSLHRQGMTLMMATHDYRLVKKYPARTFALMNRQLIEIDPESL; this is translated from the coding sequence ATGATTAGTTTTAATAATGTCTCCGTGTCGTTCGATCTTCCGAACGGAGAGTCCCGAACCGTCGTCGAGAATGTGTCGATGGATCTCGATCGGTCCGACATGGCGTACCTGATTGGGCCCACCGGCAGCGGCAAGAGCACCCTTCTCCGCCTGCTGTACATGGACCGGTTCCCTGACGAGGGCGTCGCGCAGATTGGCGATTATCGGTCGGATTTGATCGATCGCAGCGAAATCCCGTATCTGCGTCGCTCGATCGGCGTCGTATTTCAGGACTTCCAACTCCTCCCGGATCGAAGCGCCTACGATAACGTCGCGTTCGCGCTCTATGCGACCGGGAAGAAACGATCCGAAGTGAAGTCGCGCACGATGAAGGCTCTAACACGTGTCGGCCTGAATCACAAGCGCAGCAACTTTCCCCACGAGCTTTCTGGTGGAGAACAGCAAAGAGTCGTCATCGCACGGGCCATTGCAAACGATCCGTGGGTTCTGCTGGCGGATGAGCCAACCGGGAATCTCGATCCGGTGGTTGCCGACGAAATCCAGGAACTGCTCGTTAGCCTTCATCGGCAAGGGATGACGCTGATGATGGCAACCCACGATTATCGCCTCGTGAAGAAATATCCGGCGCGAACGTTTGCCTTGATGAATCGGCAACTCATCGAGATCGATCCGGAGTCGCTGTAG
- the argB gene encoding acetylglutamate kinase, giving the protein MKADDSDSSPSEAGVTVVKISGTLLDQPADLDAFWRSVANLADSGPLVLVHGGGKQATALAERLGHTPTVVQGRRVTTDLDLDIVQWALCGKINTQLVAAAKQHGLRAVGLSGADDSMLQVEKRPAWTVDGEQVDFGWVGDVVGVDPDVLHHLVASGRVPVVAPLGIDDAGQVYNVNADTVAQNIAAALGASKLLLVTASGGVRREAESAETHLDTCDADMVATGIAEGWIEGGMRVKVETALAALDSGVREAFICAANDLLARSHATQVVA; this is encoded by the coding sequence ATGAAGGCAGATGACTCAGATTCCTCCCCCTCGGAGGCCGGAGTGACCGTCGTAAAGATTAGCGGCACCCTGCTGGATCAGCCGGCAGACCTGGACGCATTCTGGCGTTCCGTCGCAAATCTCGCGGACAGCGGACCGCTCGTGCTCGTGCACGGCGGGGGAAAGCAGGCCACGGCGCTCGCCGAACGGCTGGGACATACGCCGACGGTGGTGCAGGGGCGTCGCGTGACCACCGACCTCGACCTCGACATCGTGCAGTGGGCGCTCTGCGGGAAAATCAACACCCAGCTGGTCGCCGCCGCGAAGCAGCACGGCCTGCGTGCGGTCGGCCTCTCCGGCGCCGACGACTCGATGCTTCAGGTGGAGAAGCGTCCGGCCTGGACGGTGGACGGGGAGCAGGTAGACTTCGGCTGGGTGGGCGATGTCGTCGGGGTCGATCCCGACGTCCTGCATCATCTCGTGGCGTCTGGCCGCGTGCCCGTCGTGGCTCCGCTCGGTATCGATGACGCCGGTCAGGTTTACAACGTCAATGCGGACACCGTCGCGCAGAACATCGCCGCAGCGCTCGGGGCGTCGAAGCTGCTTCTGGTGACAGCATCCGGTGGCGTCCGGCGCGAGGCCGAGTCAGCGGAAACACACCTCGACACCTGCGACGCCGACATGGTGGCGACGGGCATCGCGGAAGGCTGGATCGAGGGCGGCATGCGCGTGAAAGTTGAAACCGCCCTCGCTGCTCTCGACAGCGGTGTCCGGGAAGCATTTATCTGCGCCGCGAACGACCTTCTGGCCCGCTCGCATGCAACTCAGGTCGTTGCTTGA
- a CDS encoding M20/M25/M40 family metallo-hydrolase, which produces MPLPTVPSSTDQQTDPVDLLRSLIAIPSLSGEEGPAADLIEHVGRSAGVDVWRKDDNVVLSVGEGENVLLLNSHLDVVPPSDGHHYAPFDPVVKDGWLFGRGSVDAKASGAAMMSALLEAASSGSMPANGQLMVALTACEEGGGMYNGLQDIRPDVPEPAAVVIGEPTGLIPCVAQKGLLILKIHAHGTSAHAGRPHLGVNAITRAATAVQEIEQLILEKEDPHLGAPTVTVTTIEGGSARNAVPEHCVFAVDIRTTPAYTHTEIIDRVRSALQPYDGVEVEVYSNRFVPCATPENAPIRQVAIDASSALHGEAVVPFGSPTASDWIFVQDLPAVKLGPGDSNRSHTADERIRVSDVHSAQRLYLNLARTYFERTAA; this is translated from the coding sequence ATGCCTCTTCCCACCGTTCCATCTTCGACGGATCAGCAGACCGATCCCGTCGACCTGCTCCGCTCATTGATAGCCATTCCCTCGCTCAGCGGGGAGGAAGGCCCGGCTGCGGACTTGATCGAGCACGTCGGGCGCAGTGCCGGAGTTGATGTCTGGCGAAAAGACGACAACGTAGTGCTTTCGGTTGGCGAGGGGGAGAACGTCTTGCTTCTCAACTCGCACCTCGACGTGGTGCCGCCGTCCGACGGGCACCACTACGCGCCGTTCGATCCGGTGGTGAAGGACGGATGGCTCTTCGGGCGCGGCAGCGTCGACGCGAAGGCAAGCGGAGCAGCGATGATGTCCGCTCTTCTAGAGGCGGCTTCCTCCGGATCGATGCCAGCAAATGGGCAACTCATGGTTGCACTCACGGCCTGCGAGGAGGGCGGAGGGATGTACAACGGACTCCAGGATATTCGCCCCGACGTGCCGGAGCCGGCCGCGGTGGTTATCGGCGAACCGACGGGCCTCATTCCGTGCGTGGCGCAGAAGGGCCTGCTCATTTTGAAAATCCACGCGCACGGGACATCCGCTCACGCCGGGCGGCCGCACCTCGGCGTCAACGCAATCACGCGAGCGGCAACAGCGGTTCAGGAGATCGAGCAGCTCATTCTGGAGAAGGAAGATCCTCATCTCGGCGCCCCGACGGTTACCGTGACCACGATCGAGGGCGGGAGTGCGAGAAATGCCGTTCCCGAGCACTGCGTGTTTGCTGTCGACATCCGTACAACACCGGCTTACACGCACACGGAGATTATCGACAGGGTGCGGTCGGCGCTGCAGCCGTATGACGGCGTCGAGGTCGAGGTCTACAGCAACCGTTTCGTGCCGTGCGCCACGCCGGAGAACGCTCCGATCCGGCAAGTGGCGATCGACGCCTCCTCGGCGCTGCACGGAGAAGCGGTCGTCCCATTCGGGTCGCCTACCGCCTCCGACTGGATCTTCGTCCAAGACCTTCCCGCCGTCAAGCTGGGGCCGGGCGACAGCAACCGTTCGCACACCGCGGACGAGCGAATCCGCGTGTCGGATGTCCACAGCGCGCAGCGACTCTACCTCAATCTCGCCCGCACGTATTTCGAGCGGACTGCAGCGTAG